Proteins encoded by one window of Salvia splendens isolate huo1 chromosome 5, SspV2, whole genome shotgun sequence:
- the LOC121803334 gene encoding uncharacterized protein LOC121803334, producing the protein MVAALGLGKFYGGSLPRPRFYSDGERIDPPLPVMDPLIAWAEEAHWSMGGVSTTRRRFQGRIEGNVGKLRVQRDDALFKKSGYKHKSLSSPAPAVIKRRRLAVLVDDEEEDKQSVVEKLGGKNERSAKNNGGGKVGRVVATGKRIKAKAKESDLPAVQSSVVAAVASDAGIRSSPRSAKIERSR; encoded by the coding sequence ATGGTTGCGGCCTTAGGTCTTGGCAAGTTCTACGGCGGCAGCCTCCCACGGCCGCGGTTTTACTCCGACGGGGAGAGAATCGATCCGCCGCTCCCGGTGATGGATCCCCTGATTGCTTGGGCCGAAGAGGCCCACTGGTCCATGGGCGGTGTTAGCACCACGCGTCGCCGCTTCCAAGGCCGAATCGAGGGCAACGTGGGCAAGCTCCGCGTGCAGCGCGACGATGCGCTCTTTAAGAAATCGGGGTATAAGCATAAATCCCTCTCTTCCCCAGCCCCCGCGGTGATCAAACGGCGTCGTCTGGCTGTATTGGTGGATGACGAGGAAGAAGACAAGCAGAGTGTGGTGGAGAAATTGGGCGGAAAAAATGAGAGATCGGCGAAAAACAATGGCGGTGGTAAAGTTGGTAGAGTCGTGGCGACGGGAAAGAGGATTAAGGCGAAGGCGAAGGAGTCGGATCTGCCTGCGGTACAAAGTTCAGTGGTGGCGGCGGTGGCCAGTGACGCCGGAATTAGAAGTTCGCCACGGTCGGCGAAGATCGAGCGGTCGAGATGA
- the LOC121803726 gene encoding uncharacterized protein LOC121803726 has product MSKRRTFICLFVSVYTLLLFLSWNFLQSVLSWYESSSSSSSSAWADTRAPLYASALLGAAFGVLSMVAALAVAVPATLVMWITVLVLLAFCGKSRKTLEAEGKKLTAEIIGFVVKVLIKEGNLVATVYAVLGYFAH; this is encoded by the exons ATGAGCAAGCGGCGGACCTTTATTTGCCTCTTCGTCTCCGTGTACAcgctcctcctcttcctctcaTGGAATTTCCTCCAATCCGTCCTCTCCTGGTACgagtcctcctcctcctcctcctcatcggCATGGGCGGACACAC GGGCGCCGCTCTACGCCTCGGCCCTGCTCGGGGCTGCTTTCGGTGTCCTATCGATGGTGGCGGCGCTCGCGGTGGCAGTGCCGGCTACGCTGGTGATGTGGATAACCGTGCTGGTGCTGCTAGCCTTCTGCGGCAAATCGAGGAAGACGCTGGAGGCGGAGGGCAAGAAATTGACGGCGGAGATCATCGGCTTTGTGGTTAAGGTGCTGATCAAGGAAGGGAATCTCGTCGCCACTGTTTATGCTGTGCTTGGATATTTTGCACACTAG